In one Mucilaginibacter sp. PAMB04168 genomic region, the following are encoded:
- a CDS encoding GRP family sugar transporter, protein MFIVESYPIAIIFCFITMVCWGSWANMQKLNSTSWRFELFYWDYVIGIMLFSVLLAFTAGSNGDMGRHFLDDLRQADQKNLISAFTGGVLFNLANIMLVAAIAIAGMSVAFPTGIGIALMLGVIVNYLARPEGNPYILFTGVMLIAAAILLNANAYKQLHKNTANFSIKGLIIAIIAGVLLGFFYKYVAVSMATNAVNPETGKLTPYTALVFFAIGIFTSNFIFNSFIMYRPFAGTPIKWNAWFKGSAKDHAMGIIGGVIWNIGMALNILAAGKASPAVSYGLGQGATVIAAIWGIFIWKEFKNAERKTNIQLYIMLGLYVFGIILLITARN, encoded by the coding sequence ATGTTTATTGTTGAAAGTTACCCAATCGCCATCATTTTTTGCTTTATTACTATGGTCTGTTGGGGTTCATGGGCCAACATGCAAAAGCTCAATTCCACTTCCTGGCGTTTTGAGCTCTTTTATTGGGACTATGTTATAGGGATTATGCTATTCTCAGTTTTATTAGCATTCACGGCCGGCAGCAATGGCGATATGGGGCGGCATTTCTTAGACGATCTACGTCAGGCCGATCAGAAAAATCTTATCTCAGCTTTTACGGGCGGTGTACTTTTTAACTTAGCTAATATTATGCTGGTAGCCGCAATTGCCATTGCAGGCATGTCAGTGGCTTTTCCAACGGGTATTGGTATTGCGCTTATGCTGGGGGTAATTGTTAATTACCTTGCAAGGCCCGAAGGCAATCCCTATATATTATTTACAGGTGTAATGCTAATTGCCGCAGCTATACTGCTCAATGCCAACGCCTATAAGCAGCTTCATAAAAACACAGCAAATTTTTCCATAAAAGGACTAATCATTGCCATTATCGCCGGCGTTTTGTTAGGTTTCTTTTATAAGTATGTAGCTGTATCAATGGCCACTAACGCGGTAAACCCGGAAACTGGCAAACTAACTCCTTATACAGCACTCGTTTTTTTTGCAATCGGAATTTTTACCAGCAACTTCATTTTTAACAGCTTTATTATGTACCGCCCTTTTGCAGGCACACCAATAAAATGGAACGCCTGGTTTAAAGGCTCCGCTAAAGATCATGCTATGGGCATTATTGGCGGTGTGATTTGGAATATCGGGATGGCACTTAATATACTGGCAGCCGGCAAGGCTAGTCCGGCTGTTTCTTACGGACTCGGGCAAGGCGCAACGGTAATTGCCGCAATATGGGGCATATTTATCTGGAAAGAATTTAAAAACGCCGAGCGTAAAACCAATATTCAGCTCTACATTATGCTGGGCTTGTATGTATTCGGTATTATTTTGTTAATAACAGCACGAAACTAA
- the rbsK gene encoding ribokinase — translation MGKILVIGSSNTDMTILTSRFPKPGETIIGGTFLLNAGGKGANQAVAAARLGAEVTLITKLGNDVFGETALKNFNEEAINTSHVIIDPQNASGTALITVNSSGENTIVVAPGANDYLKPNDIGNLPYLLSINDILLMQLEVPLDTVVHAVQTAKALGRRVILNPAPATSLPDELLKDLFTITPNETEAQLITGMEVTDEATAKQCAHELMKRGVHNVVITLGSKGAWLSTDEHDLLIPAPSVNAVDTTAAGDVFNGALAHCLSLQSNFVNAVEYACKAAAISVTRIGAQASAPWAKEIN, via the coding sequence ATGGGCAAAATTTTAGTTATCGGCAGTTCAAATACCGATATGACCATCCTAACCAGCCGGTTCCCTAAACCTGGCGAAACGATAATTGGTGGAACATTTCTACTTAATGCCGGTGGCAAAGGCGCTAACCAGGCGGTAGCAGCGGCGCGTTTAGGGGCCGAAGTAACTTTAATTACCAAATTAGGTAACGATGTTTTTGGTGAAACAGCTTTAAAGAATTTCAATGAGGAAGCTATTAATACATCGCACGTAATTATCGACCCACAAAACGCTTCCGGAACGGCATTGATAACCGTTAACAGTTCTGGCGAAAATACGATAGTAGTTGCTCCAGGTGCGAATGACTATTTAAAGCCTAATGATATCGGCAACTTGCCATACCTGCTTAGCATAAACGACATATTACTAATGCAACTTGAAGTTCCGTTGGATACAGTTGTACATGCTGTACAAACTGCCAAAGCGTTGGGTCGAAGGGTTATTCTTAACCCAGCCCCGGCCACCTCACTGCCCGATGAGCTCTTAAAAGATCTTTTCACGATTACGCCAAACGAAACCGAAGCGCAGCTTATCACGGGCATGGAAGTTACAGATGAGGCCACTGCAAAACAATGTGCACATGAATTAATGAAACGGGGGGTGCATAATGTAGTTATTACGTTGGGCAGTAAAGGAGCTTGGCTTAGTACTGATGAGCACGACTTGCTCATACCAGCACCAAGTGTAAACGCGGTTGATACCACTGCTGCCGGAGATGTTTTTAACGGCGCCCTTGCCCATTGTCTTTCCTTACAATCAAACTTCGTCAATGCTGTTGAATATGCATGCAAAGCAGCAGCTATTTCGGTAACACGTATTGGCGCACAAGCTTCAGCCCCTTGGGCAAAAGAAATTAATTGA
- the uxuA gene encoding mannonate dehydratase: protein MQNLEQTFRWFGPNDEVTLADIKQTGATGIVTALHHIPCGDEWTMDEIENRKRMIEASGLNWSVVESVNVHESIKVGEPDRDKYIERYKKSLKNLAAHGLKVVCYNFMPVLDWTRTHLDFRLPNNASALRYDSTALTAFDLYILERAEAFIYTSKEQQAYARKYLDACTASDIQLLSNTIMAGLPGTDDVFTVSEFKQHLRRYANVDSKKLKENLAYFLRAIIPTAEEVGIKMCIHPDDPPFPILGLPRVVCTESDLLDVVNFAPSPSNGITFCTGSLGANQQNDLPGMVARLGSHIHFLHLRNVQREPDGSFYEAEHLSGSTDMAAVMENVILEQLKRVAAGRTDIAIPMRPDHGHKLLDDYNRNTYPGYNIIGRLKGLAELRGLEMGIKSML, encoded by the coding sequence ATGCAGAATTTAGAACAGACTTTCAGATGGTTTGGCCCCAATGATGAGGTTACTTTAGCCGACATCAAACAAACGGGAGCAACAGGGATCGTAACCGCACTGCATCATATACCTTGTGGTGATGAGTGGACAATGGATGAAATTGAGAACCGGAAGCGTATGATTGAAGCATCTGGTTTAAATTGGTCTGTAGTTGAAAGCGTAAATGTGCATGAAAGTATAAAAGTGGGGGAGCCTGACAGAGACAAGTATATTGAGCGTTATAAAAAGTCACTAAAAAACCTTGCTGCTCATGGCCTTAAAGTAGTGTGCTATAATTTTATGCCGGTGCTTGACTGGACGCGTACTCATTTAGACTTCAGATTACCCAACAATGCCAGCGCCTTACGGTACGATTCGACAGCACTTACTGCGTTTGATTTATATATTTTAGAAAGGGCAGAGGCGTTCATTTACACATCCAAAGAACAACAGGCGTATGCAAGGAAGTATTTAGACGCATGTACTGCAAGTGACATACAGTTGCTCAGCAATACCATTATGGCGGGCTTGCCAGGCACCGATGATGTTTTCACAGTTAGTGAATTCAAGCAGCACCTAAGGCGTTATGCAAATGTTGACAGCAAAAAGCTAAAAGAAAACCTAGCCTACTTTCTAAGGGCTATAATTCCAACTGCCGAAGAAGTAGGTATTAAAATGTGTATACATCCTGATGACCCTCCATTTCCGATATTAGGTTTGCCACGGGTGGTTTGTACAGAGAGCGACTTGCTGGATGTTGTAAACTTTGCACCGTCGCCAAGTAACGGCATTACTTTTTGTACCGGATCATTGGGCGCAAACCAGCAAAATGATTTACCAGGCATGGTAGCAAGGCTAGGCAGCCACATTCATTTTTTACACCTGCGGAATGTGCAGCGCGAACCTGATGGAAGCTTTTATGAAGCTGAGCATTTAAGCGGTAGTACAGATATGGCTGCAGTAATGGAGAACGTTATTTTAGAGCAATTAAAACGTGTTGCAGCTGGCCGTACTGATATAGCAATACCCATGCGTCCAGATCACGGTCACAAGCTGCTTGATGATTACAATAGAAACACTTATCCGGGTTACAATATAATTGGCCGCCTAAAAGGCCTCGCCGAATTGCGCGGCTTAGAAATGGGCATCAAAAGTATGCTGTAA
- a CDS encoding two-component regulator propeller domain-containing protein: MKTKTTLLRVMMLVMLPFLMASVGKRAWAQHLNFKHLTINEGLSQNTVFCVTQDKTGFIWIGTEDGLNKYDGYEFSIYKHEDNNSKSLSHSQINALLEDPRGNLWVGTSDGLNCFDKHTESFRKVSTGTNSESGTNEFITSFLYDSFGNLWIGTFGGLKRYDYKTNKVVDYTIKSSNQSTGTSKRVQAIFEDADRTLWVSIGKNLKRIDLSTQKPMPLPAGLQENIDLSKSNIRVIKQSKNAELWFGTEGGGLYRYNILTNKTTHYLHSKSDNKSLPTNIIRSLLPYSDTEMWIGTRDGLSILNMQTNTFTNHKYNPYDTKTISHNSVRNIFRDRAGNIWLGTYAGGLNFFSSGGNNFSYIGEKSSNKAGLSHRVVSSIINDNGALWVGTEGGGLNYIDRNKGIQKAFIINSEQQNIVKSLSKDEKENLWIGTYDGLSYMDTKSGLITNFDITENDSKPENKQVFAVLAAKNGVWMGTDGRGLKFMGKDGKFSTYLHNANNSNSISGNTGFCLLKDSEDGLWVGTEHGLSYFDAQTNRFTQFLHHDGKPYSLQHNTILSLFADSKNRLWVGTKGGGVSYYDRSSKHFYTISTNEGLNNGVIHAIKQDVDGNLWLSTNQGLSKIIFKSFTLPFSKNTLRIMNYTVDDGLQSNQFSSGAAETGEDGELLFGGINGLTAFYPNKIIYNTFKPKVVITDFLIKNNPANLGAENSPLSKPIDETEDITLTHDQAFITFKFAALNYLNPDKNQYVYRLRGFYDDEWHYVNNQRTATYTNLDAGKYVFQIRAANNDGVWTDEIKTVHITVLPPWWKTWWAYLLYVCILGLVLYMVYYHLVKTSKLTHELKFQHMSHEKDQELAQRKLSFFTNISHEIKTPLTLILAPIDKLIGLNEGNNKTQNQLRLIQRNGERLVRLIDQLLDFRKFESGNMKLQAAEGNIVRFVKEILMAFESYAHHRRIRIKLMTEQQRIRIWYDRDKLEKVIYNLLSNALKFTNEGGQVIVYIKQLDTQPSNLIIEIEDNGIGIPPHQIDKIFDQFTHFDDKGINTKGTGIGLAFSKGLVELHKGTMHVESTVATPQQQGKTVFRIILRVGKEHLSEDEVIADYKNSEDLDAYRESEISSASRLAIQKRKQQVLQNAGKEKLILLIVEDNLEVQEFVSSHFEPDFEIHTAQNGAVGLQKALELVPDIIISDVMMPEMNGITLCSKLKADARTSHVPVILLTARTPIIFNIEGLETGADDYITKPFNLTMLEARVWNLLDSRQKLRERYRREITLQPTNAAITSPDEKFLERVMKYIEANMAEPTLSVEELGKEVGMSRVTLYRKIKALTNQTAVEFIRSVRLKRAAQLLEQNKLNVNEVAYMVGFLDIDYFRRCFKDEFGFTPKEFANQAVVK, translated from the coding sequence TTGAAAACCAAGACTACATTGCTACGTGTAATGATGTTGGTTATGCTACCCTTCCTAATGGCATCGGTAGGCAAACGGGCATGGGCACAACATCTGAATTTTAAACACCTTACCATTAACGAGGGCCTGTCGCAAAACACTGTCTTTTGTGTAACGCAAGATAAAACCGGATTTATTTGGATAGGTACCGAGGATGGACTGAATAAGTACGATGGTTACGAATTCAGTATTTATAAGCATGAGGACAATAACTCGAAAAGTTTAAGTCATAGTCAAATAAATGCCCTCCTGGAGGACCCCAGGGGTAATTTATGGGTTGGCACCTCAGATGGTTTGAATTGCTTTGACAAACACACAGAGAGTTTCCGAAAAGTAAGTACCGGCACTAATAGCGAGTCGGGCACGAACGAATTTATTACCTCTTTTTTATATGACAGCTTTGGGAACCTTTGGATCGGCACTTTTGGTGGCTTAAAACGATATGATTATAAAACAAATAAGGTAGTCGATTACACTATAAAATCTTCCAACCAAAGTACAGGCACCAGCAAACGGGTGCAGGCTATTTTTGAGGATGCCGACAGAACATTATGGGTAAGCATTGGCAAAAACCTAAAACGTATCGATCTTTCAACTCAAAAGCCAATGCCACTGCCGGCAGGCCTCCAAGAGAATATTGACCTTAGCAAAAGCAACATTAGGGTTATTAAACAAAGTAAAAATGCCGAATTGTGGTTTGGTACAGAAGGTGGCGGCTTATACCGCTATAACATACTAACCAATAAAACAACACATTACCTGCATAGCAAAAGCGATAACAAAAGTTTGCCAACAAATATTATAAGGTCGCTTTTACCTTATAGTGACACAGAAATGTGGATTGGTACGCGCGATGGGTTGAGCATTTTAAATATGCAAACCAATACGTTTACAAACCATAAGTATAACCCTTATGATACTAAAACCATTAGTCACAACTCGGTAAGAAATATTTTTAGAGACAGGGCAGGTAACATTTGGTTGGGCACCTATGCGGGAGGCCTTAACTTCTTTTCATCCGGCGGAAATAATTTTTCATACATAGGAGAAAAATCAAGTAATAAGGCCGGGTTAAGCCATCGGGTAGTAAGTTCTATAATAAACGATAATGGCGCACTTTGGGTAGGTACCGAAGGCGGCGGGCTCAATTATATCGACAGAAATAAAGGAATTCAAAAAGCTTTTATCATTAACAGTGAGCAGCAAAACATTGTCAAATCGCTTTCTAAAGATGAAAAAGAAAATCTTTGGATAGGCACCTACGATGGATTAAGCTATATGGATACTAAAAGTGGACTAATCACCAATTTTGACATAACCGAAAACGACAGCAAACCAGAAAACAAACAAGTTTTTGCTGTATTGGCAGCAAAAAACGGCGTTTGGATGGGCACCGATGGCAGGGGTTTAAAATTTATGGGCAAAGATGGTAAGTTCAGTACCTACCTTCACAATGCTAACAACAGTAATAGCATAAGCGGCAACACCGGCTTTTGCCTCCTTAAAGATTCGGAGGATGGGTTGTGGGTAGGTACCGAACATGGCTTGAGCTACTTTGACGCTCAAACCAACCGTTTCACCCAGTTTTTACATCATGATGGTAAACCTTACAGCTTACAGCATAATACGATACTGTCTTTATTTGCTGATTCCAAAAACCGGCTTTGGGTAGGCACCAAAGGTGGCGGCGTAAGTTATTATGACCGGAGTTCGAAACATTTTTATACCATAAGCACTAATGAAGGCCTGAACAATGGTGTAATACATGCTATAAAACAAGATGTTGATGGAAACCTATGGTTAAGCACAAACCAGGGACTATCGAAAATAATATTCAAAAGCTTTACGCTTCCTTTTAGTAAAAACACACTGCGCATCATGAACTACACGGTTGACGACGGCTTGCAAAGCAACCAGTTTTCATCGGGCGCGGCAGAAACCGGCGAAGACGGAGAACTGCTTTTTGGTGGTATAAACGGCTTAACTGCCTTTTACCCTAATAAAATTATTTACAATACGTTTAAGCCTAAAGTTGTTATCACCGACTTTCTGATCAAAAACAATCCGGCTAATTTGGGTGCTGAAAATTCACCACTTAGCAAACCAATAGACGAAACCGAGGATATTACACTAACACATGACCAGGCATTTATAACATTTAAATTCGCTGCTTTAAATTACCTGAACCCCGACAAGAACCAATACGTTTACCGTTTACGCGGTTTTTACGATGATGAATGGCATTATGTAAATAATCAGCGAACAGCCACTTATACCAATCTAGACGCTGGGAAGTATGTTTTTCAAATCAGGGCAGCTAATAATGATGGCGTTTGGACGGATGAAATTAAAACAGTTCATATCACTGTGCTTCCTCCCTGGTGGAAAACCTGGTGGGCTTATTTGCTTTATGTGTGCATTTTAGGTTTGGTACTCTACATGGTATACTATCATTTGGTAAAAACCAGTAAGCTTACACATGAGTTGAAGTTTCAACACATGAGTCATGAAAAGGACCAGGAACTTGCCCAGCGCAAACTAAGCTTCTTCACCAACATATCGCACGAAATAAAGACACCCCTTACTTTAATTTTAGCACCGATTGATAAGCTGATAGGTTTAAATGAGGGAAATAATAAAACTCAAAACCAATTGCGGCTTATACAACGTAACGGAGAGAGGCTGGTGCGGCTGATTGATCAATTGCTTGATTTTAGAAAATTTGAATCGGGAAACATGAAGCTGCAGGCTGCAGAAGGTAATATTGTGCGTTTTGTGAAGGAAATTTTAATGGCCTTTGAATCTTATGCACATCACCGCCGCATTCGCATTAAGTTAATGACCGAACAACAGCGAATAAGGATATGGTATGATCGTGATAAGCTGGAAAAAGTAATTTACAACTTATTATCAAACGCACTGAAATTTACTAACGAAGGCGGACAGGTTATTGTATACATCAAACAGCTTGATACGCAACCTTCAAATCTAATCATCGAAATTGAAGATAATGGCATAGGTATTCCCCCTCACCAAATAGACAAGATATTTGATCAGTTTACGCATTTTGACGACAAGGGTATTAACACTAAAGGAACGGGTATTGGCCTGGCATTTTCAAAAGGCTTGGTAGAACTGCATAAAGGCACCATGCACGTAGAAAGCACAGTTGCAACACCGCAGCAACAGGGAAAAACGGTGTTCAGAATTATTCTTCGCGTAGGGAAAGAGCATTTATCAGAAGATGAAGTGATTGCTGATTATAAAAACAGTGAAGACTTGGATGCCTATCGCGAAAGTGAGATCTCATCTGCATCCAGATTGGCCATACAGAAGCGCAAACAGCAAGTTTTACAAAATGCAGGAAAGGAAAAGCTAATACTGCTTATAGTTGAAGACAACCTGGAAGTTCAGGAATTTGTTTCGTCGCATTTTGAGCCCGATTTTGAGATTCATACTGCTCAAAATGGAGCTGTGGGGCTGCAAAAAGCGTTAGAACTTGTTCCGGATATCATTATAAGCGATGTAATGATGCCCGAAATGAATGGCATTACGCTTTGCAGTAAATTAAAAGCTGATGCACGTACAAGCCATGTGCCGGTTATATTATTAACAGCGCGTACACCTATCATATTTAACATTGAGGGTTTGGAAACCGGCGCTGACGACTATATCACGAAGCCTTTTAACCTCACCATGTTAGAAGCCCGTGTATGGAATTTGTTAGACTCCAGACAGAAGCTAAGAGAACGTTATAGACGGGAGATTACCCTGCAGCCAACTAATGCAGCCATCACCTCACCCGACGAAAAATTTTTAGAACGTGTAATGAAGTATATTGAGGCCAACATGGCCGAGCCAACCTTAAGCGTTGAGGAATTGGGCAAAGAGGTTGGTATGAGCAGAGTTACACTTTACCGTAAAATTAAAGCGCTTACTAACCAAACTGCTGTAGAGTTTATTAGGAGTGTGCGGTTAAAACGTGCTGCGCAACTTTTAGAGCAGAACAAGTTAAACGTAAATGAAGTAGCGTATATGGTTGGCTTTTTAGATATAGATTATTTCAGGCGCTGTTTTAAAGATGAATTTGGTTTTACGCCTAAAGAATTTGCCAACCAGGCTGTTGTTAAATAA